One Vigna unguiculata cultivar IT97K-499-35 chromosome 7, ASM411807v1, whole genome shotgun sequence genomic region harbors:
- the LOC114192263 gene encoding embryogenesis-associated protein EMB8-like isoform X2, protein MVENINHSERITEQWWFVRYFQVPAIILFLFLIPPFMDERFCIPDSASSSSAYWLLLQVLSLIPLCHYLLLAAFIFFSVLYNFLELHFFQDLFSGFAGSPVLLSYNSSSQIYHDVVSKCEVLRGRYFATPWLCSPHLQTLFLNYFGTPPLLKYTRTADAGTIALDWLFSSHVSDNVDYEDESVPIVVVIPGLTSDSSSQYIKHLAYHTAKRGWNVVVCNHRGFGGVSITSDISYNAGWTEDVRTVVNYLHKERSKAPLFVVGTSIGANILVKYLGEDGENIPVAGAVAVCSPWDLLIEDRYLRRGRVQKIYDKALAFGLKDYAKLHRSHFSRNANWEGIEKSLSVRDFDDHATRVVGKYESVDTYYRRCSSSTYVHSVSVPLLCISALDDPICTTEAIPWDECKANKNIVLATLKHGGHLAFFEGLTASRLWWVRALNEFLGVLHSSNYMQGERFVNQKFH, encoded by the exons ATGGTTGAAAACATAAATCACAGTGAAAGGATTACGGAGCAATGGTGGTTCGTTAGATATTTTCAAGTTCCTGCCATTATTCTGTTTCTCTTCCTCATTCCTCCATTCATGGATGAACGATTCTGTATACCCGATTCAGCATCTTCTTCCAGCGCTTACTGGCTTCTTCTGCAAGTCCTCTCTCTCATCCCTCTCTGCCACTATCTTCTCCTTGCAGCGTTCATTTTCTTCTCCGTTCTCTACAACTTCCTCGAACTCCATTTCTTCCAAGATCTCTTCTCGGGATTCGCAGGCTCCCCTGTGCTTCTCTCCTACAACTCCTCCTCTCAAATCTACCACGACGTCGTTTCGAAGTGCGAGGTTCTTCGCGGAAGATATTTCGCCACGCCCTGGCTCTGCAGCCCTCATCTTCAGACTCTTTTCTTGAACTACTTCGGCACACCTCCCTTGCTGAAATACACCAG GACTGCTGATGCTGGAACCATTGCCTTGGATTGGCTGTTCAGTTCTCATG TTTCGGATAATGTTGATTATGAAGATGAATCTGTTCCCATTGTTGTAGTTATTCCGGGCCTCACAAGTGACTCTTCATCTCAA TATATCAAACATCTCGCGTATCACACTGCAAAGCGTGGATGGAACGTTGTTGTCTGTAACCACCGAGGTTTTGGAGGTGTTTCAATCACG TCTGACATTTCCTACAATGCTGGATGGACCGAAGATGTCCGAACAGTGGTTAATTATCTCCATAAAGAGAGATCCAAGGCACCACTGTTTGTTGTTGGAACTAGTATTGGAGCTAATATTCTG GTTAAATATCttggtgaggatggtgagaatATTCCTGTTGCTGGAGCTGTTGCTGTTTGCTCTCCTTGGGACCTTTTG ATAGAGGACAGATACTTGCGCCGGGGGCGTGTGcagaaaatttatgataaagCACTTGCATTTGGACTTAAAGATTATGCAAAATT ACACCGGTCTCACTTTTCTCGCAATGCTAATTGGGAAGGAATAGAAAAG TCACTTTCTGTCCGCGATTTTGATGATCACGCCACTCGTGTAGTTGGGAAGTACGAG AGTGTGGATACGTACTATAGACGCTGCAGTAGTTCCACTTATGTGCATTCTGTTTCCGTTCCGCTTCTGTGTATTAGTGCTCTTGACGATCCAATATGTACAACAGAAGCCATTCCCTGGGATGAATGCAA GGCAAATAAAAACATTGTGTTGGCTACTCTAAAGCATGGAGGACATCTGGCCTTCTTTGAAGGGCTAACGGCATCTCGTCTTTG GTGGGTAAGAGCTCTAAATGAATTCCTTGGTGTTCTACACAGCAGCAATTACATGCAAGGAGAAAG ATTTGTCAACCAAAAATTCCATTGA
- the LOC114192263 gene encoding embryogenesis-associated protein EMB8-like isoform X1: MVENINHSERITEQWWFVRYFQVPAIILFLFLIPPFMDERFCIPDSASSSSAYWLLLQVLSLIPLCHYLLLAAFIFFSVLYNFLELHFFQDLFSGFAGSPVLLSYNSSSQIYHDVVSKCEVLRGRYFATPWLCSPHLQTLFLNYFGTPPLLKYTRELFRTADAGTIALDWLFSSHVSDNVDYEDESVPIVVVIPGLTSDSSSQYIKHLAYHTAKRGWNVVVCNHRGFGGVSITSDISYNAGWTEDVRTVVNYLHKERSKAPLFVVGTSIGANILVKYLGEDGENIPVAGAVAVCSPWDLLIEDRYLRRGRVQKIYDKALAFGLKDYAKLHRSHFSRNANWEGIEKSLSVRDFDDHATRVVGKYESVDTYYRRCSSSTYVHSVSVPLLCISALDDPICTTEAIPWDECKANKNIVLATLKHGGHLAFFEGLTASRLWWVRALNEFLGVLHSSNYMQGERFVNQKFH, from the exons ATGGTTGAAAACATAAATCACAGTGAAAGGATTACGGAGCAATGGTGGTTCGTTAGATATTTTCAAGTTCCTGCCATTATTCTGTTTCTCTTCCTCATTCCTCCATTCATGGATGAACGATTCTGTATACCCGATTCAGCATCTTCTTCCAGCGCTTACTGGCTTCTTCTGCAAGTCCTCTCTCTCATCCCTCTCTGCCACTATCTTCTCCTTGCAGCGTTCATTTTCTTCTCCGTTCTCTACAACTTCCTCGAACTCCATTTCTTCCAAGATCTCTTCTCGGGATTCGCAGGCTCCCCTGTGCTTCTCTCCTACAACTCCTCCTCTCAAATCTACCACGACGTCGTTTCGAAGTGCGAGGTTCTTCGCGGAAGATATTTCGCCACGCCCTGGCTCTGCAGCCCTCATCTTCAGACTCTTTTCTTGAACTACTTCGGCACACCTCCCTTGCTGAAATACACCAG GGAACTGTTTAGGACTGCTGATGCTGGAACCATTGCCTTGGATTGGCTGTTCAGTTCTCATG TTTCGGATAATGTTGATTATGAAGATGAATCTGTTCCCATTGTTGTAGTTATTCCGGGCCTCACAAGTGACTCTTCATCTCAA TATATCAAACATCTCGCGTATCACACTGCAAAGCGTGGATGGAACGTTGTTGTCTGTAACCACCGAGGTTTTGGAGGTGTTTCAATCACG TCTGACATTTCCTACAATGCTGGATGGACCGAAGATGTCCGAACAGTGGTTAATTATCTCCATAAAGAGAGATCCAAGGCACCACTGTTTGTTGTTGGAACTAGTATTGGAGCTAATATTCTG GTTAAATATCttggtgaggatggtgagaatATTCCTGTTGCTGGAGCTGTTGCTGTTTGCTCTCCTTGGGACCTTTTG ATAGAGGACAGATACTTGCGCCGGGGGCGTGTGcagaaaatttatgataaagCACTTGCATTTGGACTTAAAGATTATGCAAAATT ACACCGGTCTCACTTTTCTCGCAATGCTAATTGGGAAGGAATAGAAAAG TCACTTTCTGTCCGCGATTTTGATGATCACGCCACTCGTGTAGTTGGGAAGTACGAG AGTGTGGATACGTACTATAGACGCTGCAGTAGTTCCACTTATGTGCATTCTGTTTCCGTTCCGCTTCTGTGTATTAGTGCTCTTGACGATCCAATATGTACAACAGAAGCCATTCCCTGGGATGAATGCAA GGCAAATAAAAACATTGTGTTGGCTACTCTAAAGCATGGAGGACATCTGGCCTTCTTTGAAGGGCTAACGGCATCTCGTCTTTG GTGGGTAAGAGCTCTAAATGAATTCCTTGGTGTTCTACACAGCAGCAATTACATGCAAGGAGAAAG ATTTGTCAACCAAAAATTCCATTGA
- the LOC114192266 gene encoding isoliquiritigenin 2'-O-methyltransferase-like — MGESNVATHNNLLTTCPKNTEGARLSGMLLSTAVVYPAVLNAAIELNLFEIIAKATPHGSFMSSHEIASKLPNQHPDLPDRLDRMLRLLASYSLLTTSTRTTQHGATETVYGLSQIGQYYAPDAATGYFASFASFLSCPALSPLWLNFKEAVVDADVDLFKKVHGVTTYQYMEKDPKMNQIFNKSMADLCVNDMNRILDIYTGFEGISRLVDVGGGNGQNLKMIISKHPSIKAINFDLPQVIENAPVLSGVEHVGGDMFARVPEGDAMTLKAVLHNWSDEKCVEILINCHKALAENGKVVVLEFIMPEEPEATEQSQLVSSLDNLMFITAGGKERTEKQYENLCKLAGFSKFHVACHASSGPGVMEFYK; from the exons ATGGGGGAATCCAATGTTGCTACCCACAATAACCTCCTTACAACTTGTCCCAAAAACACTGAAGGTGCTCGTCTATCTGGAATGCTGCTTAGTACTGCTGTGGTTTACCCTGCAGTTCTGAATGCTGCTATTGAGCTCAACCTGTTTGAGATCATAGCCAAGGCAACACCACACGGTTCGTTCATGTCATCTCACGAAATTGCTTCCAAGCTCCCAAACCAGCACCCTGATTTGCCTGATAGGCTCGATCGCATGCTGCGTTTGCTTGCTAGTTATTCTCTTCTTACCACTTCCACACGAACCACACAACATGGTGCCACCGAGACAGTTTATGGACTCTCACAAATTGGACAATACTATGCTCCTGATGCAGCTACAGGCTACTTCGCTTCATTCGCATCCTTTCTCTCTTGTCCTGCACTCTCACCACTTTG GCTGAATTTCAAGGAGGCAGTGGTCGATGCAGACGTTGATTTGTTCAAGAAAGTTCATGGGGTAACAACGTACCAGTACATGGAAAAGGATCccaaaatgaaccaaatttTTAACAAGTCTATGGCAGATTTGTGTGTGAATGATATGAATAGAATACTTGACATATATACTGGATTTGAGGGAATATCAAGGTTGGTTGATGTAGGAGGTGGAAATGGACAAAACCTCAAAATGATAATCTCGAAACACCCTTCAATTAAAGCAATTAATTTTGATCTGCCCCAAGTCATTGAGAATGCACCAGTGCTATCAG GGGTTGAGCATGTTGGAGGAGATATGTTTGCAAGAGTTCCAGAGGGTGACGCCATGACACTGAAG GCTGTATTGCACAACTGGTCTGATGAGAAGTGCGtagaaattttaatcaattgtCACAAAGCACTGGCTGAAAATGGGAAGGTGGTTGTTCTGGAGTTCATAATGCCAGAAGAACCAGAAGCAACTGAACAATCTCAGCTTGTTTCCAGCCTGGACAACCTTATGTTTATCACAGCCGGTGGAAAAGAAAGAACTGAGAAACAGTACGAGAATTTGTGCAAGCTCGctggtttttcaaaatttcatgtTGCTTGTCATGCCTCCTCTGGGCCAGGAGTGATGGAATTCTACAAATAA
- the LOC114192614 gene encoding embryogenesis-associated protein EMB8-like, protein MDLDWSSSVSAYRLLFRALSLIPISHYLLFASLILIVLLYRFLEFHFLQDLFSLFAGSPVALTFHPASDVYDGVVSKCRILHGSYLATPWLSSPHLQTVFLNFFGRPPFFKYRRQLFTTPDGGTVALDWLMSSDVSAGATHVESVVCKDESTPIVVVIPGLTSDSSSAYLKHLAYHTAKCGWKVVISNHRGLGGVSITSDCFYNAGWTEDVRTVVSYLHRENPRAPLFIVGTSIGANVLIKYLGEEGENTPVAGAVAVCSPWDLLIGDRFITRRRVQKFYDKALAVGLQGYAKLHQPHFSRLANWEGIEKSISIRDFDNHATRIVGKYETVDTYYRRCSSSNYVQFVSIPLLCISALDDPVCTREAIPWDECRANKNVVLATVKHGGHLAFFEGITASGLWWVRAVNEFLGELHASDFMHVQKKIPKPNTPLGTSIDRGPYVNVTEDGMVAALNNELKNDNTEEIQVMQDTHNEGLKMIPEEVKRDELETNAKTVGSPAIAQIGSAQDATANVMRPFKIYLGQLSRQNQWSIWLLVYIAITTSWPLVGSALYIVFGKKIRNILPNGLLRR, encoded by the exons ATGGATTTGGATTGGTCTTCTTCTGTATCCGCGTACCGTCTCCTCTTTCGGGCGCTCTCCCTCATTCCAATCTCCCACTACCTCCTCTTCGCCTCTCTCATTCTCATCGTCCTTCTCTACCGTTTTCTCGAGTTCCATTTCCTCCAAGACCTCTTCTCTCTCTTCGCCGGTTCCCCCGTCGCCCTAACCTTTCACCCCGCTTCCGATGTCTACGACGGCGTCGTCTCCAAATGCAGGATTCTCCACGGCTCCTACCTCGCCACGCCCTGGCTCTCCAGTCCCCATCTCCAGACCGTCTTCCTCAACTTTTTCGGTCGACCTCCCTTTTTCAAATACCGAAG ACAACTGTTTACTACTCCTGATGGTGGAACCGTTGCTTTGGACTGGCTAATGAGTTCCGACG TTTCTGCTGGCGCTACCCATGTGGAGAGTGTTGTTTGTAAAGATGAATCCACTCCCATTGTTGTAGTAATTCCTGGTCTAACAAGTGACTCTTCCTCCGCT TATCTCAAACATCTTGCATACCATACAGCTAAGTGTGGATGGAAAGTTGTTATCAGTAACCACCGAGGACTTGGAGGCGTTTCGATCACG TCTGATTGTTTCTACAATGCTGGATGGACTGAGGATGTACGCACAGTGGTTAGTTATCTACACAGAGAAAACCCCAGGGCACCTTTGTTTATTGTGGGGACTAGCATTGGAGCTAATGTTCTg ATAAAATATCTTGGTGAGGAAGGTGAGAATACTCCTGTAGCTGGAGCTGTAGCTGTTTGCTCTCCTTGGGACCTTTTG ATTGGAGATAGATTTATAACCCGTAGGCGTGTGCAGAAGTTTTATGATAAAGCACTTGCAGTTGGACTTCAAGGTTATGCAAAATT ACACCAGCCTCATTTTTCTCGCCTTGCTAATTGGGAAGGGATAGAAAAG TCTATTTCCATTCGAGATTTTGATAATCATGCCACCCGCATTGTTGGGAAGTATGAG ACTGTGGATACGTACTACAGACGCTGCAGCAGTTCTAATTATGTCCAATTTGTTTCGATTCCGCTTCTCTGTATTAGTGCTCTGGATGATCCAGTCTGTACCAGAGAAGCCATTCCCTGGGATGAATGCAG GGCAAATAAAAATGTTGTCTTGGCTACTGTGAAGCACGGAGGACATCTGGCATTCTTCGAAGGGATAACTGCATCTGGCCTGTG GTGGGTAAGAGCCGTTAATGAATTCCTTGGTGAACTACACGCCAGCGATTTTATGCATGTACAGAAGAAG ATCCCTAAACCAAACACACCATTGGGCACATCAATTGATCGGGGCCCTTATGTTAATGTTACCGAAGATGGAATGGTGGCTGCATTGAACAACGAGCTAAAAAATGACAATACAGAAGAAATACAGGTAATGCAGGATACACATAATGAGGGTCTAAAGATGATTCCAGAAGAAGTTAAACGAGATGAGCTTGAGACTAATGCAAAGACTGTAGGTTCGCCAGCCATTGCTCAAATAGGTAGTGCTCAGGATGCAACAGCGAATGTAATGAGACCGTTCAAAATATACCTAGGCCAGTTATCTCGACAAAATCAATGGTCCATCTGGTTGCTAGTTTATATTGCTATTACCACTAGTTGGCCACTGGTTGGTTCGGCTCTATATATTGTGTTTGGGAAAAAGATAAGGAATATCTTACCAAATGGATTGCTCAGAAGATAA